CCACCGGCCGAGCCGAAAAAGTAGGGACGGACCCTGTTTTCCGGGAAAAATCAGGGACGGACCCTGTTTTCCAGGAAATCCCTGGCTTTGCCGGTCCTTCCTTTCCCACGATTTTCCTATCTTGCTCAGCGCCAAAATGGCGCAGCGCGCACCACCTCGGTGCTGCCGAGCTGTCAATAACGGTGCGAAACATCATTATTCGTTATTCCGCACTGGGATGGCCATCTCTCCCCAAAACGGCACACTTCTTGCTCTCCCTTGGTGCTTTTGCACTTTGACAGGGAGTGGTGGTCGATGGAGTCGTTCAAAAGCGGTGCGGATGCCTTGTTTGTCCTGTTGGGCGGCATCATGGTGCTGGCGATGCATGCCGGATTCGCGTTCCTCGAGCTGGGAACGGTGCGCAAGAAAAATCAGGTCAATGCGCTGGTCAAGATCCTGGCCGATTTCTCGGTGTCGGCCATCGTGTATTTCACCGTGGGCTACGGCATCGCCTATGGCGTGCATTTCTTCGGGCCGACCGACACGCTCGTCGTCGGCAACGGCTATGGACTGGTCAAGTTTTTCTTCCTGCTGACATTCGCGGCGGCGATCCCCGCCATCATCTCGGGCGGCATCGCCGAGCGCGCGAAGTTCTATCCGCAGATGGTGGCCACGGCGCTGCTGGTCGGCTTCGTCTACCCGTTCTTCGAGGGTATCGCCTGGAACAACCGCTTCGGCTTCCAGGCCGCGCTGGAAGCGGCATTCGGCGCGCCGTTCCACGACTTCGCCGGATCGATCGTCGTGCATGCCGTGGGCGGCTGGGCGGCGCTGCCGGCCGTGCTGCTGCTGGGCGCGCGCCGGGGGCGCTACGGCAGGGATGGCCGCATCTCCGCGCATCCGCCGTCGAACATTCCCTTCCTGGCGCTCGGTGCATGGATC
Above is a window of Pseudoduganella dura DNA encoding:
- a CDS encoding ammonium transporter; this translates as MESFKSGADALFVLLGGIMVLAMHAGFAFLELGTVRKKNQVNALVKILADFSVSAIVYFTVGYGIAYGVHFFGPTDTLVVGNGYGLVKFFFLLTFAAAIPAIISGGIAERAKFYPQMVATALLVGFVYPFFEGIAWNNRFGFQAALEAAFGAPFHDFAGSIVVHAVGGWAALPAVLLLGARRGRYGRDGRISAHPPSNIPFLALGAWILAVGWFGFNVMSAQTLDKINGLVAVNSLMALAGGTLAALVLGKNDPGFVHNGPLAGLVAVCAGSDLMHPLGALATGAVAGAIFVVMFTLAQNRWKIDDVLGVWPLHGLCGAWGGIAAGIFGSHALGGLGGVSMMSQIAGTLLGIAIATAGGALVYGVLKATMGLRLDPEQEFDGADLSIHKISATPERETIAG